Proteins from one Brevibacillus humidisoli genomic window:
- a CDS encoding ABC transporter ATP-binding protein produces MKQDLLEVRNLKKYFPISGGLLSRTVGQVKAVDDVSFVVKRGETLGLVGESGCGKSTTGRSILRLIEPTEGQVLFDGKDVTKMNSDQLRTIRRDMQIVFQDPFASLNPRHTVERILEEPLIVHGIGDAKERKERVMHLLEVVGLHAYHAKRYPHQFSGGQRQRIGIARALAVHPKLIVADEPVSALDVSIQSQVLNLMQDLQKEFSLTYVFIAHDLSVVKHISDRVGVMYLGRLVELAGKDRLYDYPKHPYTQALLSAVPIADPDVERERIILQGDVPNPANAPAGCAFHTRCSAAMEICKSVRPQFEDLGDGHFVACHLYN; encoded by the coding sequence GTGAAACAAGACTTGCTTGAGGTACGCAATCTAAAAAAATATTTTCCCATTAGCGGTGGTCTGCTCAGTCGCACAGTAGGGCAGGTAAAAGCAGTCGACGACGTGTCTTTTGTTGTCAAACGAGGAGAAACGTTGGGATTGGTCGGAGAGAGCGGTTGCGGCAAATCGACGACCGGACGCTCGATCCTCAGATTAATTGAACCCACCGAGGGGCAGGTCCTGTTTGATGGCAAAGATGTCACCAAGATGAACAGCGATCAGCTGCGCACGATCCGCAGAGACATGCAGATTGTCTTTCAGGACCCGTTTGCTTCTCTCAATCCCAGACATACGGTAGAGCGTATCTTGGAGGAACCGTTGATTGTTCACGGCATAGGAGATGCCAAGGAACGCAAGGAGCGGGTGATGCACCTGCTGGAAGTGGTCGGACTGCATGCCTATCACGCAAAACGCTATCCGCACCAGTTCTCCGGCGGGCAACGTCAACGGATCGGCATTGCCAGGGCGTTGGCCGTTCACCCCAAGCTGATTGTAGCGGATGAACCGGTCTCCGCGCTGGACGTATCGATTCAGTCCCAAGTGTTGAACTTGATGCAGGATCTGCAAAAGGAATTCTCTTTAACCTACGTCTTTATCGCCCACGATTTAAGTGTGGTCAAACATATCAGCGACAGGGTGGGTGTGATGTACCTCGGCCGGCTCGTGGAGCTTGCCGGCAAGGATCGTCTCTATGACTATCCCAAACATCCGTATACGCAGGCGCTGCTGTCCGCCGTGCCGATCGCCGATCCAGACGTCGAGCGAGAGCGGATCATCTTGCAGGGCGATGTACCCAATCCGGCCAATGCGCCTGCTGGCTGCGCGTTCCACACCCGCTGCTCGGCGGCGATGGAGATTTGCAAATCTGTCCGTCCGCAGTTTGAAGATCTGGGGGATGGTCATTTTGTAGCCTGTCATCTTTATAACTAG
- a CDS encoding ABC transporter ATP-binding protein gives MTDAMLEIKGLQTHFFTDHGEIPAVDGVDLYIKKGEVLGVVGESGCGKSVTSLSVMRLVPHPPGKIVGGSITFKGEDLVAASERRMRQLRGNQIAMIFQEPMTSLNPVYTIGDQISETVRLHRKMGKKEARQHAVEMLQKVGIPRAESIVDEYPHQLSGGMRQRVMIAMAMSCDPELLIADEPTTALDVTIQAQILDLMRKLNKESGTAIMMITHDLGVVAEMCDRVVVMYAGKVVEEGDVRSIFKNPQHPYTRGLIQSVPRMDEKRERLYSIAGNVPTPGSMPKGCRFAPRCESVVDQCHEAMPELVSVEKGHKSRCWLQGGLS, from the coding sequence GTGACGGATGCGATGCTTGAAATCAAAGGACTGCAAACTCATTTCTTCACCGATCACGGCGAGATTCCCGCTGTGGACGGGGTGGACCTCTACATAAAAAAGGGAGAAGTGCTTGGAGTCGTTGGCGAATCAGGTTGTGGCAAGAGTGTTACTTCCCTGTCTGTCATGCGGCTCGTGCCTCATCCCCCCGGAAAGATTGTAGGCGGCTCCATTACTTTTAAGGGGGAAGATCTGGTCGCTGCTTCCGAGAGACGGATGAGGCAGCTTCGCGGCAATCAGATCGCGATGATCTTTCAGGAACCGATGACATCGCTCAACCCTGTATACACCATTGGTGACCAAATCAGTGAAACGGTGCGCCTGCACCGCAAGATGGGCAAAAAGGAAGCGCGTCAGCACGCGGTTGAGATGCTGCAGAAGGTAGGGATTCCCCGAGCGGAGTCGATTGTGGACGAGTATCCGCATCAGCTCTCCGGAGGGATGCGCCAGCGTGTCATGATCGCGATGGCCATGTCCTGTGATCCGGAATTGCTGATCGCCGACGAACCTACAACAGCGCTGGACGTAACGATCCAAGCGCAGATTCTCGACCTGATGCGCAAGTTAAACAAGGAATCGGGGACAGCGATCATGATGATTACCCACGATCTCGGTGTCGTCGCGGAGATGTGCGATCGGGTGGTCGTCATGTACGCGGGGAAAGTGGTAGAAGAGGGAGATGTTCGCTCCATCTTCAAGAATCCGCAGCATCCCTATACAAGAGGATTGATTCAATCCGTTCCGCGGATGGATGAAAAGCGGGAGCGTCTCTACTCCATCGCCGGCAATGTTCCTACCCCCGGCTCGATGCCAAAAGGATGCCGTTTTGCTCCGCGCTGTGAGTCCGTCGTGGATCAGTGCCACGAAGCGATGCCGGAACTGGTCAGTGTGGAAAAGGGACATAAAAGCCGTTGCTGGCTGCAGGGGGGTCTTTCGTGA
- a CDS encoding response regulator, with protein MKILIIDDDAAIRYMLSEICSYAGWKAFTCANGKEGVGRFVQDSADVVLVDYHMPEMDGLQTVREIRKLDRQVPILVLTVDERQEIADRFLDEGATDFALKPVKAPDLISRIQLHKRLIELTSNQRAAKKPEEEVFVTKGISKITLSHIVKYLSSQRQPCLIDEISKEVNLAYPTVYRYLVYLMKMGKVRAIVSYQKVGRPKNRYQWIQE; from the coding sequence ATGAAGATTTTGATCATTGACGATGATGCTGCGATTCGCTACATGTTGAGCGAGATTTGTTCATACGCTGGTTGGAAAGCGTTTACATGCGCAAATGGGAAAGAGGGAGTGGGGAGGTTTGTGCAGGATAGCGCCGATGTGGTCCTGGTTGATTATCACATGCCGGAGATGGACGGGTTGCAGACGGTTCGGGAAATCCGCAAACTAGATCGACAAGTCCCGATTCTCGTTCTGACAGTAGATGAACGGCAGGAGATCGCAGATCGGTTCCTGGATGAAGGAGCCACCGACTTCGCCCTCAAGCCGGTGAAAGCTCCTGATCTCATCTCGCGAATTCAACTGCACAAACGGTTGATCGAGCTGACCTCAAACCAACGCGCAGCGAAAAAGCCGGAAGAGGAAGTGTTTGTTACCAAGGGGATCAGCAAAATCACCCTGTCCCATATTGTCAAATACTTGTCTTCACAACGGCAGCCCTGTTTGATCGACGAGATCTCAAAAGAAGTAAATCTGGCCTATCCTACTGTGTATCGCTACCTCGTCTATCTGATGAAGATGGGCAAGGTGCGCGCCATCGTCAGTTATCAAAAAGTAGGACGGCCCAAAAACCGATATCAGTGGATACAAGAATGA
- a CDS encoding sensor histidine kinase produces MRRMSDLWMVWLGIGLIIIGITVPDWFGPNQIGLTETLQAMEREESGSLLMIAAFMLVALNTIISFPYYLGAFLLGEKIGEIWDRPWLKTATPLVVVPLVHIIINSTMELSYHFGGTAIFLLLTIYVLQKLGKGRLGFTMKSLVLTQLLFGVKWLNLVPFLSAYGFGHGSVSIQVKEMAVQLGFDQVLTLYSVVLCLIFMINAIVLGVYLGVYAEKWTISQELHRAQLEAMESRSGREVLHLVHDLKTPLTTIEGLISLIEMRSVDHKMKEYCRTISLSIRSMSDMISEILYENRKHWCYVKDLIDYVRASRLSGTKASLEIELPEDQNVRIWINKIRITRAIVNLIDNAFDAIQGRTDGKVTLRAQIHESEIWIGVSDNGFGLSSEERKKVWQAGYSTKQHPGVGLSFVRQVAEGHGGAVSIDSEMGRGTTVWIQLPKEDAADEDFDH; encoded by the coding sequence ATGAGAAGAATGAGTGATTTGTGGATGGTATGGCTGGGAATCGGATTGATCATCATCGGGATTACCGTACCAGATTGGTTCGGGCCTAACCAGATCGGGCTGACCGAAACACTTCAGGCTATGGAGCGTGAGGAGTCCGGCAGCCTGCTGATGATCGCGGCGTTTATGCTGGTAGCGCTCAATACGATTATTTCCTTCCCGTATTACCTGGGTGCGTTCTTGCTGGGAGAGAAAATCGGCGAAATCTGGGATCGTCCGTGGCTGAAAACTGCTACCCCCCTGGTTGTTGTGCCGTTGGTGCATATCATCATTAACTCAACGATGGAGTTAAGCTACCATTTCGGCGGTACAGCCATTTTTTTGCTGCTGACGATTTACGTGCTGCAGAAGCTAGGCAAGGGCAGACTTGGATTTACGATGAAATCTCTCGTTTTGACGCAGTTGTTGTTTGGTGTCAAATGGTTAAATCTGGTCCCATTCCTATCAGCATATGGCTTCGGCCACGGTTCCGTTTCCATTCAAGTGAAAGAGATGGCCGTGCAGCTGGGTTTTGATCAGGTGCTGACGTTGTATTCTGTGGTCTTATGTTTGATTTTTATGATTAATGCGATTGTTCTTGGGGTGTACCTCGGTGTCTATGCGGAGAAGTGGACCATCAGCCAGGAGCTGCACCGGGCCCAGTTGGAGGCGATGGAGTCCCGCTCTGGCAGGGAAGTGCTGCACCTGGTTCACGATTTGAAAACCCCGCTCACTACGATCGAAGGGCTGATTTCCCTGATCGAGATGCGCTCTGTCGACCACAAAATGAAGGAATACTGCCGGACGATCTCTCTTTCGATCCGCTCGATGAGCGACATGATATCGGAGATTCTGTACGAAAACCGCAAACACTGGTGTTATGTAAAAGATCTGATTGATTATGTGCGAGCTAGCCGCTTGAGCGGGACGAAAGCTTCGCTTGAGATCGAACTGCCAGAAGACCAAAACGTTCGCATCTGGATCAACAAAATTCGCATTACGAGGGCCATTGTCAACTTGATTGACAACGCATTTGACGCTATCCAGGGACGAACTGATGGCAAGGTGACGCTGCGTGCGCAGATCCATGAGAGCGAGATCTGGATCGGTGTGAGCGACAATGGTTTCGGCCTATCCTCTGAAGAGCGAAAAAAGGTCTGGCAGGCAGGGTACAGCACCAAACAGCATCCGGGCGTCGGGCTCTCTTTTGTCCGCCAGGTTGCCGAGGGGCACGGGGGAGCGGTCAGCATCGACAGTGAGATGGGAAGAGGGACAACAGTATGGATTCAACTGCCGAAGGAGGACGCTGCTGATGAAGATTTTGATCATTGA
- a CDS encoding DUF3679 domain-containing protein has protein sequence MNVTFKFIGMLVILLTGVVIGLQTAEKGLQRVHGQPDAKPQTFYITKVDQGEVEMAVMGTPIKTSPGKMVNYISEVGSALGQIVKDGAKSTFRWLASLFEP, from the coding sequence GTGAACGTGACATTCAAGTTTATCGGCATGCTGGTGATTTTGCTCACAGGCGTCGTGATCGGTCTGCAGACGGCGGAAAAGGGGCTTCAGCGGGTTCACGGCCAGCCCGATGCAAAGCCGCAAACCTTTTACATCACCAAGGTTGATCAGGGGGAAGTGGAAATGGCCGTGATGGGTACGCCGATCAAAACATCTCCGGGCAAGATGGTCAACTATATCAGCGAAGTGGGTAGTGCGCTCGGCCAAATCGTAAAAGACGGGGCAAAGTCAACCTTTCGTTGGCTTGCCTCGTTGTTTGAGCCTTGA
- the spoIIP gene encoding stage II sporulation protein P — MATLIQRQFVLLALATALLFVFTTFFALNGSRPMVHSASLQVATSKLSSLALLRIMSMEIPLLGKTVQASLQPEDVSLTGMLFELSTGIAPGDLRMLLGRELPGFLAVTNAAHVMAKQDQSPALYVESPPPPTVVAGEKQADPAVPPKESGDGSGEQTADPAQSPPTRQEKDVVFIYHTHNRESWLNVAKRVGNSVDHPTKNITLVGKRLAQELRDLGIGAIVNTDDIQQRLLDQGRSYALAYAESLKVVAAAKQNHRELQYFFDIHRDDISREKSTVTINGKTYARVSFVIGTANKDYEKNLQFAKELHKLIEQKYPGLSRGVNDKNIKEGHGEYNQSISPGSLLIEVGATRNTLEESYNTAEALAEVFAEYYWQAEKVFSPADDQPDKR; from the coding sequence ATGGCAACCCTTATTCAACGTCAGTTCGTTCTGCTTGCACTCGCAACCGCTCTGCTGTTTGTATTCACCACCTTTTTCGCCTTAAACGGCAGCAGGCCAATGGTTCACTCCGCATCGCTGCAGGTGGCCACATCCAAGCTCTCAAGCCTAGCCCTGCTCCGGATCATGAGCATGGAGATCCCACTCTTGGGTAAAACCGTACAAGCTTCCCTGCAGCCAGAGGACGTCTCGTTGACCGGCATGCTATTCGAGCTGTCGACCGGCATCGCTCCAGGGGATCTGCGTATGCTGCTGGGGAGAGAGCTGCCTGGGTTTCTGGCAGTGACCAATGCCGCCCATGTCATGGCGAAGCAGGATCAATCGCCCGCCCTCTACGTCGAGTCGCCGCCTCCTCCTACGGTAGTCGCCGGAGAAAAGCAGGCTGATCCAGCGGTTCCGCCGAAGGAATCAGGTGATGGATCGGGTGAGCAGACTGCGGACCCAGCGCAATCACCCCCCACGCGGCAAGAAAAAGATGTGGTCTTTATCTACCATACACACAACCGAGAATCGTGGCTCAATGTGGCAAAACGAGTAGGCAACTCCGTCGATCATCCCACAAAGAACATTACGCTCGTCGGCAAGCGATTGGCTCAAGAGCTGCGCGATCTGGGGATCGGAGCAATCGTCAATACCGACGACATCCAACAGCGACTGCTTGATCAGGGGCGAAGCTATGCTCTGGCTTACGCTGAATCACTTAAAGTAGTGGCTGCGGCCAAGCAGAATCATCGGGAACTGCAGTACTTTTTCGATATTCACCGCGACGATATCTCCCGCGAAAAATCAACGGTGACGATAAACGGCAAAACCTACGCCCGGGTCTCGTTCGTGATTGGTACAGCCAACAAGGATTACGAGAAAAATCTGCAGTTTGCCAAGGAACTGCACAAGTTGATTGAGCAAAAATACCCCGGTCTCTCACGTGGTGTCAACGATAAAAACATCAAAGAAGGACACGGGGAGTATAACCAATCGATTTCACCGGGCAGTCTGTTAATAGAAGTCGGCGCAACCAGAAATACGCTGGAAGAGAGCTACAACACCGCTGAAGCATTGGCCGAGGTGTTTGCCGAGTACTACTGGCAGGCGGAAAAGGTTTTTTCACCTGCCGATGACCAGCCTGACAAGAGGTGA
- the gpr gene encoding GPR endopeptidase produces MTEAHNVDLAGYGVRTDLALEAHELATKAQGKGELSGVVVDTDDTDPGIRVTRVEVENEEAGRQIGMMPGRYITIEAPKLRENDTEFENAVMRRFAREIDRYLQQLGLAEDKKALVVGLGNWNVTPDALGPMVVENLLVTRHLFKLAPETVEEGYREVSALSPGVLGITGIETSEIVFGVVEKSKPDFVIAIDSLASRALHRVNTTIQIADTGIHPGSGVGNKRKAIDRETLGIPVVSIGVPTVVFASTIANDAITYLLGHFGQSMKEQDRPFNRLAVSELPERREPYTEDDLPEMEVRKTYLGLIGQLAENEKRQLIREVLQPLGQNLVVTPKEVDEFMAGIANIISSGLNKALHRQVDQESVGAYTH; encoded by the coding sequence GTGACAGAAGCACACAATGTGGATCTGGCGGGATATGGGGTTCGAACCGATCTAGCCTTGGAAGCTCACGAACTGGCTACGAAGGCGCAGGGAAAAGGTGAACTATCCGGGGTTGTCGTAGATACGGACGACACAGATCCGGGCATACGGGTAACCCGGGTCGAGGTGGAGAATGAGGAGGCTGGCCGCCAGATCGGTATGATGCCCGGCCGGTACATAACCATTGAAGCGCCCAAACTGCGGGAGAATGATACAGAGTTTGAGAACGCAGTGATGAGACGGTTCGCCAGAGAGATTGACCGTTATCTCCAGCAACTTGGCCTCGCAGAAGATAAAAAAGCATTGGTCGTGGGTCTTGGCAACTGGAATGTGACACCGGATGCGCTTGGGCCGATGGTTGTCGAGAATCTGCTGGTCACCCGTCATCTGTTCAAGCTGGCGCCGGAAACGGTAGAAGAGGGATACCGTGAAGTGAGTGCGCTCTCTCCCGGCGTGCTGGGGATCACCGGGATCGAGACGAGTGAGATCGTCTTTGGCGTGGTGGAGAAGAGCAAACCCGATTTCGTCATTGCGATCGATTCGCTGGCGTCCCGCGCTCTGCATCGGGTCAATACCACGATCCAGATTGCCGATACGGGCATCCATCCCGGTTCTGGCGTGGGCAACAAACGAAAGGCGATCGATCGAGAGACTCTAGGCATTCCAGTTGTTTCGATCGGTGTTCCAACCGTTGTGTTTGCCTCTACCATCGCGAACGATGCGATCACTTATCTGCTCGGTCACTTTGGTCAGAGCATGAAAGAACAGGATCGCCCCTTTAACCGTTTGGCCGTCTCCGAGCTGCCGGAACGGAGAGAGCCTTATACGGAAGACGATTTGCCGGAGATGGAAGTACGCAAAACGTATCTCGGTTTGATCGGGCAGTTGGCGGAGAACGAGAAGCGGCAGTTGATCCGCGAAGTGCTGCAGCCGCTGGGACAAAACCTGGTGGTGACGCCAAAAGAGGTAGATGAGTTCATGGCCGGAATCGCCAACATCATCTCCAGCGGGCTAAACAAAGCACTCCATCGTCAGGTCGATCAGGAAAGCGTCGGTGCTTATACCCACTAG
- the rpsT gene encoding 30S ribosomal protein S20: MPNIKSAIKRTKQIEKRRLHRASQKSDLRTAVKTVEKAIAANDVELAKNSLVVAVKKLDKAATKGLIHKNAANRQKSRLMKKLNGLTSPVA, from the coding sequence ATGCCAAATATCAAATCCGCTATCAAGCGTACCAAGCAGATTGAAAAACGCCGTTTGCACCGTGCCTCGCAAAAGTCCGACCTGCGTACGGCTGTGAAAACCGTCGAGAAAGCGATTGCCGCAAACGACGTGGAACTGGCTAAAAACTCCCTTGTGGTCGCTGTGAAAAAGCTGGACAAGGCTGCTACCAAGGGACTTATCCATAAAAACGCGGCGAATCGCCAAAAATCCCGCTTGATGAAAAAGCTCAACGGGTTGACTTCACCAGTCGCGTAA
- the larA gene encoding nickel-dependent lactate racemase, with the protein MKTTLLYGKTGLTIEVPDDSVIVEPKHLPGLADEEKAVREALQHPIGTPPLREMVKETDKVAIVISDITRPTPNHKLVPWLIKELPHVPLENFVIINGTGTHRDQTREEFVQMLGEWVVDHIRIINNHCHEKETLAKVGRSRFGCDVYLNKEYVEADFRIVTGFIEPHFFAGFSGGPKGIMPGIAGIETIMTFHNARMIGDPQATWGNMVNNPVQDMTREVNQMCKPHFMLNVTLNREKEITQAFAGELFAAHDAGCAFAKEHAMIRCDHRFDVVITSNSGYPLDQNLYQAVKGMSAAHKIVKQGGTIICAAECSDGLPNHGNYAKILQMRRTPHEILEMINDHTFQMFDQWQVQKQAVIQVWADVYVYSSLSEEEVTKAMFKPTNNIEHTLEQLREQYGEGMTVAVLPLGPLTIPYVEE; encoded by the coding sequence GTGAAAACAACTCTTTTGTACGGAAAAACAGGATTAACGATAGAAGTCCCTGATGATTCTGTGATCGTGGAACCAAAACATCTCCCTGGTCTGGCAGATGAGGAGAAAGCGGTACGGGAGGCACTGCAACATCCGATCGGCACTCCTCCACTGCGAGAGATGGTGAAGGAAACCGATAAAGTGGCCATCGTGATCAGCGACATTACCCGACCTACACCCAATCACAAGTTGGTGCCGTGGCTGATCAAGGAATTGCCTCATGTGCCGTTGGAGAACTTTGTCATCATCAACGGCACGGGAACGCATCGTGATCAGACGCGTGAAGAGTTCGTGCAGATGCTGGGGGAGTGGGTGGTTGATCATATTCGCATCATCAACAACCACTGCCATGAGAAAGAAACGTTGGCCAAGGTTGGCCGCAGCCGTTTCGGTTGTGATGTCTATCTGAACAAGGAGTATGTAGAAGCCGATTTTCGGATTGTGACCGGTTTTATAGAACCCCATTTCTTTGCCGGTTTCTCTGGCGGGCCAAAGGGAATCATGCCTGGTATTGCCGGCATTGAAACGATCATGACGTTCCACAACGCGAGGATGATTGGGGACCCCCAAGCAACATGGGGCAACATGGTGAACAACCCGGTGCAGGACATGACCAGGGAAGTAAACCAGATGTGCAAGCCGCATTTTATGCTGAACGTGACATTGAATCGGGAAAAAGAGATTACGCAGGCATTCGCCGGCGAGCTGTTTGCGGCACATGACGCCGGCTGCGCCTTTGCCAAAGAGCACGCGATGATTCGATGTGATCACCGGTTTGATGTGGTGATTACGTCCAACTCCGGCTACCCGCTGGACCAAAACTTGTACCAAGCGGTGAAAGGGATGAGTGCTGCTCATAAGATCGTCAAACAAGGTGGTACGATTATCTGTGCCGCTGAATGCTCCGATGGTCTGCCGAATCACGGGAATTACGCAAAGATCCTGCAGATGAGACGGACCCCTCACGAAATCCTGGAAATGATTAACGATCATACGTTCCAGATGTTCGATCAATGGCAGGTTCAAAAACAAGCCGTCATTCAAGTCTGGGCTGACGTATATGTCTATTCCTCTTTATCTGAGGAAGAGGTAACGAAAGCGATGTTTAAGCCGACCAACAACATTGAGCATACACTGGAACAATTGAGGGAACAGTACGGCGAGGGGATGACGGTCGCCGTTCTGCCGTTAGGTCCGCTCACAATTCCCTACGTGGAAGAGTGA
- a CDS encoding 2-keto-3-deoxygluconate permease yields the protein MKIKQTIEKVPGGLMVVPLLLGALLNTIDQMHIPFIMNILKGLGVAPTEQGYYEFLRIGGFSEALFKTGALTLIALFVFCAGSQMNLRVGGKALKKGILLTTSKYVTGLAVGYLFGLFFDPFNGFLGLSSMAIIAAMTNGNGGMYAALTGQYGNRSDVGAVSVLSLNDGPFFTLMALGLMGSSFPVIAFIAVLLPIALGMLLGNLDEDIREFLKPGETIPVPFFAFALGAGMNLANFFNPEVVGAGLLLGIMTTVLTGGVGVLVFRLFREKSQIAPVAEASTAGNAAGTPVAIAAAASVAAGSGMMTAAEAQAYQDLVNIATAQISISTLTTAILCPVAVILMDKYQQKRGIDAKLEQ from the coding sequence ATGAAAATCAAACAAACGATTGAAAAAGTACCAGGCGGATTGATGGTTGTTCCGTTGCTCTTGGGTGCATTACTAAACACAATCGACCAGATGCACATACCTTTTATCATGAACATTTTGAAGGGGTTAGGGGTGGCTCCGACCGAGCAGGGATACTATGAGTTTTTACGAATTGGCGGGTTTTCAGAGGCGCTGTTTAAGACCGGTGCATTAACGTTGATCGCCCTGTTCGTCTTTTGTGCAGGGAGCCAGATGAACCTGCGTGTAGGGGGAAAAGCCTTAAAGAAGGGGATCCTCTTGACGACGTCGAAATATGTAACCGGTTTGGCCGTCGGGTATTTGTTCGGGTTGTTTTTTGATCCGTTCAACGGATTCCTCGGGTTGTCTTCGATGGCGATTATCGCCGCGATGACGAATGGTAACGGCGGGATGTACGCTGCCCTGACCGGGCAGTACGGCAACCGCTCCGATGTAGGGGCAGTCTCGGTTCTCTCGTTGAACGACGGACCATTCTTTACCTTGATGGCTCTGGGACTGATGGGCTCAAGTTTCCCAGTGATTGCCTTTATCGCCGTATTGCTGCCGATTGCGTTGGGGATGCTGCTCGGCAATCTGGATGAGGACATCCGTGAATTCCTGAAGCCGGGAGAGACGATTCCCGTACCGTTTTTTGCCTTTGCTTTGGGCGCAGGAATGAACCTGGCCAACTTCTTTAATCCGGAAGTAGTGGGAGCGGGGCTGCTGCTCGGGATCATGACCACCGTGCTGACGGGAGGAGTAGGGGTTTTGGTCTTTCGATTGTTCCGTGAAAAGAGCCAGATCGCGCCTGTGGCTGAAGCTTCCACTGCAGGGAACGCAGCTGGTACGCCGGTAGCGATTGCAGCAGCAGCTTCAGTGGCAGCCGGCTCCGGGATGATGACGGCCGCTGAGGCGCAGGCCTACCAGGATCTAGTCAATATCGCAACTGCTCAAATCTCGATTTCCACCCTTACGACGGCCATCCTTTGTCCCGTAGCTGTCATCCTGATGGATAAGTATCAGCAAAAGAGAGGAATCGATGCCAAACTGGAGCAGTAA
- a CDS encoding glycerate kinase, translating to MKIVIAPDSFKGSVTAMEAAVAIEQGIKNVLPDAETVLVPVADGGEGTMDSLIAATAGKKVEVLVTGPLHKPVKAAYGVLGDGSTCVIEMASASGLGLVPPDQRNPLITTTYGTGELIKKALDDGCRHFILAVGGSATNDGGSGMLQALGMKLLDSSGKSVAFGGGQLQQIVTIDDSEWDARIADAAFLIATDVQNPLIGPDGASHVFGPQKGATPEIVEQLESNLHHWANLVQAKTRIRLHEMPGAGAAGGIGGAFQAFFPAEMKRGIDIVIEYTRLADAMEGADLVITGEGQIDFQTASGKTPMGVAEAAKKQGIPTFVLAGSIGRGVDVLYQHGIECVHSIINAPMTLEEAIRRAPELLAEKSEQVLRTYLAKKVYTNGVDKK from the coding sequence ATTAAGATCGTGATTGCCCCTGATTCATTTAAAGGGAGTGTAACGGCGATGGAGGCCGCCGTTGCCATTGAGCAGGGGATCAAAAACGTTCTCCCAGACGCAGAAACGGTACTGGTACCGGTAGCAGATGGCGGAGAAGGCACGATGGACAGTCTCATAGCTGCCACTGCGGGAAAAAAGGTAGAGGTACTGGTTACCGGTCCTTTGCACAAACCAGTCAAAGCAGCGTATGGAGTGCTGGGAGACGGGAGCACCTGCGTCATTGAAATGGCAAGCGCCTCCGGATTAGGTCTGGTACCTCCTGATCAACGGAATCCTCTGATTACTACCACGTATGGTACGGGAGAATTGATCAAGAAAGCCCTCGATGACGGCTGCCGCCATTTTATTTTGGCGGTTGGTGGAAGCGCTACCAATGACGGCGGAAGCGGTATGCTGCAGGCATTAGGAATGAAATTGCTTGATTCTTCTGGTAAATCCGTCGCTTTTGGCGGAGGCCAATTGCAGCAAATCGTCACGATCGATGACAGTGAGTGGGATGCGAGAATAGCAGATGCTGCCTTTTTGATCGCAACAGATGTACAAAACCCGCTGATCGGTCCAGATGGAGCCTCTCATGTTTTTGGCCCGCAAAAAGGAGCGACTCCCGAGATCGTGGAACAGTTGGAGAGCAATCTGCATCACTGGGCCAATCTGGTACAAGCGAAGACAAGGATTCGGCTGCATGAGATGCCGGGTGCAGGTGCCGCAGGTGGGATTGGTGGCGCGTTTCAGGCGTTTTTTCCGGCCGAGATGAAGCGCGGAATCGACATCGTCATCGAATATACCAGGCTGGCAGATGCTATGGAGGGAGCTGACCTGGTCATTACGGGGGAAGGACAGATTGATTTCCAGACTGCCTCCGGCAAAACGCCGATGGGGGTTGCGGAAGCAGCGAAGAAGCAGGGGATTCCGACATTTGTCCTCGCTGGATCGATCGGAAGGGGAGTAGATGTTCTCTATCAACATGGGATCGAATGCGTGCACAGTATCATCAATGCGCCGATGACACTAGAAGAAGCGATCCGGAGGGCTCCGGAGTTGCTGGCCGAAAAGTCGGAGCAAGTATTGCGTACGTATCTGGCTAAAAAAGTGTACACAAACGGGGTTGATAAGAAATGA